Proteins encoded within one genomic window of Tamandua tetradactyla isolate mTamTet1 chromosome 11, mTamTet1.pri, whole genome shotgun sequence:
- the LOC143649677 gene encoding olfactory receptor 7A17-like: MKTGNETQISEFLLLGLSKEKEMQPFLFMLFLFLYLVTIFGNLLIILATITDSHLHTPMYFFLSNLSFIDICFTSTTIPKVLLNIQMQSRVITYAGCITQMYFFTLFVGLDDCLLTVMAYDRFMAICHPLHYTVTMNPKLCVLLVLGSWVIIALHSLIETIMVLWLSFCTHLEIPHFFCELNQMVQLACSDTFINDIVMYFAAGVLGGGPLAGILFSYSKIVSSIHAISSVRGKYKAFSTCASHLLVVSLFYCTSLGVYLSSAASHSTHSSVPASVMYTVVTPMLNPFIYSLRNKDIKGALMKFFGRVT; the protein is encoded by the coding sequence ATGAAGACAGGAAATGAAACACAAATATCAGAATTTCTTCTCCTGGGAttatcaaaggaaaaagaaatgcagcCCTTCCTCTTCATGCTATTCCTGTTCTTATATCTGGTCACCATCTTCGGGAACCTGCTCATCATCCTGGCCACCATTACTGACTCCCAcctccacacacccatgtacttcttcctctccaacctgTCCTTTATAGACATCTGTTTCACATCCACCACCATCCCCAAAGTGCTGCTGAATATCCAGATGCAGAGCAGAGTCATAACCTATGCAGGCTGCATCACCCAGATGTACTTTTTCACACTTTTTGTAGGATTGGATGACTGCCTTCTGACCGTGATGGCTTATGACCGTTTCATGGCCATCTGTCACCCCCTTCACTATACGGTTACTATGAACCCAAAGCTCTGTGTCCTGCTGGTTCTGGGATCATGGGTCATTATCGCTCTGCATTCCTTGATAGAAACAATAATGGTGCTGTGGCTCTCCTTTTGTACGCACTTGGAAATCCCAcactttttctgtgaacttaatCAGATGGTCCAACTTGCCTGTTCTGACACCTTCATCAATGACATAGTGATGTACTTTGCAGCTGGGGTTCTGGGTGGGGGCCCTCTGGCTGGAATCCTTTTTTCTTACTCTAAGATTGTTTCCTCCATACATGCAATCTCATCAGTTCGGGGGAAGTATAAAGCATTTTCCACCTGTGCATCTCACCTCTTAGTGGTCTCCTTATTTTATTGTACAAGCCTTGGAGTGTACCTTAGTTCTGCTGCTTCACACAGCACACATTCAAGTGTACCAGCCTCAGTGATGTACACTGTGGTCACACCCATGTTGAACCCCTTCATCTACAGTCTGAGGAACAAAGATATAAAAGGGGCtttgatgaaattctttggaAGGGTGACATAA
- the LOC143649679 gene encoding olfactory receptor 7A10-like, whose amino-acid sequence MEPGNETQILEFLLLGFSEEPELQTFLFGLFLSMYLVTVFGNLLIVLATITDSHLHTPMYFFLSNLSFIDICVSSTTVPKMLVNIHMQNRVITYGGCITQMYFFLLLAALDDFLLAVMAYDRFVAICHPLHYTIIMNPRLCVLLVLGSWIISVLYAFLQNSLVLRLSFCAPLEIPHFFCEYNQMVQLACSDTFLNDIVMYFAAGLLGGGPFIGIIFSYSKIVSSICVISSSLGKYKAFSTCASHLTVVFLFYSTSLGVYFSSFAMHSAHASAPASVMYAVFTPMLNPFIYSLRNKDIKGALKRFFGVNS is encoded by the coding sequence ATGGAACCAGGAAATGAAACACAAATTctagaatttcttcttctgggattttcAGAGGAACCAGAATTACAGACATTTCTCTTTGGGCTCTTCCTGTCCATGTACCTGGTCACCGTCTTTGGGAACCTGCTCATTGTCCTGGCCACCATCACTGACTCCCacctccacacccccatgtacttcttcctctccaacctgTCCTTTATAGACATCTGTGTGTCCTCCACCACtgtcccaaagatgctggtgaacatccACATGCAGAACCGAGTCATAACCTATGGAGGCTGCATCACTCAGATGTACTTCTTCTTACTCTTAGCAGCACTGGATGACTTCCTCTTGGCCGTGATGGCCTATGATCGCTTcgtggccatctgtcaccccCTGCACTACACGATCATCATGAACCCCCGGCTCTGTGTCCTGCTGGTTCTGGGGTCCTGGATTATAAGTGTCCTGTATGCTTTTTTGCAAAACTCACTGGTGTTGCGGCTGTCCTTTTGTGCACCCTTGGAAATCCCCCACTTTTTCTGTGAATATAATCAGATGGTCCAACTTGCCTGTTCCGACACCTTCCTCAATGACATAGTGATGTATTTTGCAGCTGGGCTGCTGGGTGGAGGACCATTCATTGGTATCATTTTCTCCTATTCTAAGATCGTTTCCTCCATATGTGTAATCTCATCCTCTCTGGGAAAATATAAAGCATTCTCCACCTGTGCCTCTCACCTCACAGTTGTCTTCCTATTTTACAGTACAAGTTTAGGAGTGTACTTTAGTTCTTTTGCTATGCATAGTGCCCATGCCAGTGCACCTGCCTCGGTGATGTATGCAGTGTTCACACCCATGTTGAACCCTTTCATCTACAGTTTGAGGAATAAAGACATAAAGGGGGCTCTGAAAAGATTCTTCGGTGTAAATTCATAA